From one Rhopalosiphum padi isolate XX-2018 chromosome 2, ASM2088224v1, whole genome shotgun sequence genomic stretch:
- the LOC132923171 gene encoding transcription initiation factor IIE subunit beta isoform X1: protein MDPALLRERELFKLKASAIPVVEKRLREDTSNKDEVKRKSKPLPSMPRPPSPPNASSSLNSYKSYGQSSQYKFGVLTKIVKYIRARHQDGDDHPLTLDELLDETNQLDVGTKVKTWLETEALPGNPKIERTPDGKYMFKPPYKLKDRKALLKLLKQQDLKGLGGIMMDDIQESLPNCEKALKHLQNEILYVCRPGDKKKVMFYNDKSATIDINEEFKKMWRSIAVENMDDEKIEEHLEKQGISSMQDNGIKKVNHVKRKKPVTKKRLSKRPRDNEHLANVLEDYDTL, encoded by the exons atggatCCTGCTTTGCTGAGAGAAAGAGAATTATTCAAACTAAAAGCTTCAGCTATTCCAGT AGTTGAAAAAAGGTTAAGAGAAGACACCAGCAACAAAGATGAGGTTAAAAGGAAATCTAAACCATTACCTTCTATGCCCAGACCGCCTTCACCGCCAAATGCTTCAAGTTCATTAAA TAGTTATAAGTCATATGGACAAAGTTCTCAGTATAAATTTGGTGTGCTTACCAAAATAGTAAAGTATATTAGAGCTCGACATCAGGATGGAGATGATCATCCATTAACATTAGATGAGTTATTGGATGAAACTAATCAATTAGATGTCGGAACGAAAGTAAAAACA tGGCTAGAAACTGAAGCATTACCAGGCAACCCTAAAATTGAACGGACACCTGATGGAAAATATATGTTCAAGCCTCCTTATAAACTTAAAGACAGAAAAGCTttgttaaagttattaaaacaaCAAGATTTAAAAGGTTTAGGAGGAATTATGATGGATGATATTCAAGAATCATTACCTAATTGTGAAAAAGCTcttaag catttgcaaaatgaaatattatatgtttgtcggcctggagataaaaaaaaagttatgttcTACAATGACAAATCTGCAACTATTGATATTaatgaagaatttaaaaaaatgtggagGAGTATTGCAGTAGAAAATATGGATGATGAAAAGATAGAGGAACATTTGGAGAAACAG GGCATAAGTTCCATGCAAGATAAtggtattaaaaaagtaaatcatGTAAAACGGAAAAAACCAGTGACCAAGAAAAGATTATCCAAGAGACCTAGGGATAATGAACATTTAGCAAATGTGTTGGAAGATTATGATACATTGTAA
- the LOC132923171 gene encoding transcription initiation factor IIE subunit beta isoform X2 — translation MDPALLRERELFKLKASAIPVVEKRLREDTSNKDEVKRKSKPLPSMPRPPSPPNASSSLNYKSYGQSSQYKFGVLTKIVKYIRARHQDGDDHPLTLDELLDETNQLDVGTKVKTWLETEALPGNPKIERTPDGKYMFKPPYKLKDRKALLKLLKQQDLKGLGGIMMDDIQESLPNCEKALKHLQNEILYVCRPGDKKKVMFYNDKSATIDINEEFKKMWRSIAVENMDDEKIEEHLEKQGISSMQDNGIKKVNHVKRKKPVTKKRLSKRPRDNEHLANVLEDYDTL, via the exons atggatCCTGCTTTGCTGAGAGAAAGAGAATTATTCAAACTAAAAGCTTCAGCTATTCCAGT AGTTGAAAAAAGGTTAAGAGAAGACACCAGCAACAAAGATGAGGTTAAAAGGAAATCTAAACCATTACCTTCTATGCCCAGACCGCCTTCACCGCCAAATGCTTCAAGTTCATTAAA TTATAAGTCATATGGACAAAGTTCTCAGTATAAATTTGGTGTGCTTACCAAAATAGTAAAGTATATTAGAGCTCGACATCAGGATGGAGATGATCATCCATTAACATTAGATGAGTTATTGGATGAAACTAATCAATTAGATGTCGGAACGAAAGTAAAAACA tGGCTAGAAACTGAAGCATTACCAGGCAACCCTAAAATTGAACGGACACCTGATGGAAAATATATGTTCAAGCCTCCTTATAAACTTAAAGACAGAAAAGCTttgttaaagttattaaaacaaCAAGATTTAAAAGGTTTAGGAGGAATTATGATGGATGATATTCAAGAATCATTACCTAATTGTGAAAAAGCTcttaag catttgcaaaatgaaatattatatgtttgtcggcctggagataaaaaaaaagttatgttcTACAATGACAAATCTGCAACTATTGATATTaatgaagaatttaaaaaaatgtggagGAGTATTGCAGTAGAAAATATGGATGATGAAAAGATAGAGGAACATTTGGAGAAACAG GGCATAAGTTCCATGCAAGATAAtggtattaaaaaagtaaatcatGTAAAACGGAAAAAACCAGTGACCAAGAAAAGATTATCCAAGAGACCTAGGGATAATGAACATTTAGCAAATGTGTTGGAAGATTATGATACATTGTAA
- the LOC132923169 gene encoding uncharacterized protein LOC132923169 isoform X1, with protein sequence MDKRSKNLPKFGAAKISFTPNLGYKRIVAKDSNQLSKVEVKVEHDANSNAQLLSTQKQKKTKERSTTQIQSVFSNMSSTNQGRSGSSRMGLSSGFRSYSNHGSFNSSGSYVKKEACQSIQQMQMSENTQFDVDDPMDEVHGPVRLPFLRKVFVLDRVPQIKSETNLEYPYQKNIYPSLSELISPELLIILQFYDSSFSIQPKTVNNDLSENHNNGVIPVEVKPEIPIKMEYNGHLKTENDSEAVFKSKPIGKVQYYRSGRVVLIFNEKKYELLKANEDKHHKELFSLSNIEEAERPDKLVSLGTVPQRLKAVLNINDIIEHFLTSH encoded by the exons ATGGACAAACGCTCAAAGAATTTGCCTAAATTTGGGGCAGCAAAAATTTCGTTTACTCCAAATTTAGGATATAaaag aatTGTAGCCAAGGATTCAAATCAACTATCTAAGGTTGAAGTCAAAGTTGAACATGATGCTAATTCAAATGCTCAATTATTGtcaacacaaaaacaaaaaaaaactaaagaaagATCTACAACAcaa ATACAAAGTGTGTTTTCTAACATGAGTTCAACAAACCAAGGTAGGTCAGGTTCATCACGAATGGGATTATCATCTGGTTTTCGATCTTATTCAAATCATGGTAGTTTCAATAGTTCAGGATCTTAT GTGAAAAAAGAAGCTTGTCAAAGCATACAACAAATGCAAATGTCAGAAAATACTCAATTTGATGTGGATGACCCAATGGATGAGGTTCATGGACCAGTTCGATTACCTTTCTTAAgaaaag TGTTTGTTTTAGATAGAGTACCACAAATTAAGTCTGAAACTAATTTAGAATATCCATACCAGAAGAACATTTATCCTTCATTAAGTGAATTAATTTCtcctgaattattaattattttgcag ttcTATGACAGTTCATTTAGTATTCAACCAAAGACTGTAAATAATGATCTAAGCGAAAATCATAACAATGGTGTAATACCTGTTGAAGTAAAACCagaaatacctataaaaatggAATATAATGGCCATTTAAAAACTGAA aatgatTCAGAAgcagtttttaaatcaaaaccaATAGgtaaagtacaatattatagatcCGGACGTGTTGTTTTAatctttaatgaaaaaaaatatgaactgtTAAAAGCCAATGAGGACAAACATCACAAG GAATTATTTAGTCTTTCTAACATTGAAGAAGCTGAAAGACCTGATAAACTAGTGAGCTTAGGAACAGTACCTCAACGATTAAAAGctgttttgaatattaatgatataattgagCATTTTTTAACAAGTcattag
- the LOC132923169 gene encoding uncharacterized protein LOC132923169 isoform X2 codes for MDKRSKNLPKFGAAKISFTPNLGYKRIVAKDSNQLSKVEVKVEHDANSNAQLLSTQKQKKTKERSTTQIQSVFSNMSSTNQGRSGSSRMGLSSGFRSYSNHGSFNSSGSYVKKEACQSIQQMQMSENTQFDVDDPMDEVHGPVRLPFLRKDRVPQIKSETNLEYPYQKNIYPSLSELISPELLIILQFYDSSFSIQPKTVNNDLSENHNNGVIPVEVKPEIPIKMEYNGHLKTENDSEAVFKSKPIGKVQYYRSGRVVLIFNEKKYELLKANEDKHHKELFSLSNIEEAERPDKLVSLGTVPQRLKAVLNINDIIEHFLTSH; via the exons ATGGACAAACGCTCAAAGAATTTGCCTAAATTTGGGGCAGCAAAAATTTCGTTTACTCCAAATTTAGGATATAaaag aatTGTAGCCAAGGATTCAAATCAACTATCTAAGGTTGAAGTCAAAGTTGAACATGATGCTAATTCAAATGCTCAATTATTGtcaacacaaaaacaaaaaaaaactaaagaaagATCTACAACAcaa ATACAAAGTGTGTTTTCTAACATGAGTTCAACAAACCAAGGTAGGTCAGGTTCATCACGAATGGGATTATCATCTGGTTTTCGATCTTATTCAAATCATGGTAGTTTCAATAGTTCAGGATCTTAT GTGAAAAAAGAAGCTTGTCAAAGCATACAACAAATGCAAATGTCAGAAAATACTCAATTTGATGTGGATGACCCAATGGATGAGGTTCATGGACCAGTTCGATTACCTTTCTTAAgaaaag ATAGAGTACCACAAATTAAGTCTGAAACTAATTTAGAATATCCATACCAGAAGAACATTTATCCTTCATTAAGTGAATTAATTTCtcctgaattattaattattttgcag ttcTATGACAGTTCATTTAGTATTCAACCAAAGACTGTAAATAATGATCTAAGCGAAAATCATAACAATGGTGTAATACCTGTTGAAGTAAAACCagaaatacctataaaaatggAATATAATGGCCATTTAAAAACTGAA aatgatTCAGAAgcagtttttaaatcaaaaccaATAGgtaaagtacaatattatagatcCGGACGTGTTGTTTTAatctttaatgaaaaaaaatatgaactgtTAAAAGCCAATGAGGACAAACATCACAAG GAATTATTTAGTCTTTCTAACATTGAAGAAGCTGAAAGACCTGATAAACTAGTGAGCTTAGGAACAGTACCTCAACGATTAAAAGctgttttgaatattaatgatataattgagCATTTTTTAACAAGTcattag
- the LOC132923168 gene encoding general transcription factor IIH subunit 4, whose product MSKEPGTSKEKRKNLRKDDGSKILKVLTLYEYLIKLPEAVQDRLYSHPPTCLTVFRVLPDIAQQFTLRILFIEQPVPQSVLSSWVPANYSRELDESIEVATNLHIWKLTSVSGGLKGWILNSTFKKKLKVALMGGGRSMVANSDVIADPKARDIDFLDSYAYERWECILHYMVGSKHEGISSDAVRVLLNAGLMVRDTDDSPVITSTGFQFLLLDMATQVWYFMLRYMETVESRGLDLAQCLTFLFQIHLGTLGWDYITDEMSENLQAFLQHLREFGLVYQRKRKAGRFYPTRLVIEMGQGNSRTSERMKSKERYIVVETNFRIYAMTDSDLKVALVALFTHMLYRFPNMAAGILTRDSVRTALRSGITAAQIVRFLTVHTHPQMQECGMPQTVIDQIYLWENERNRLTYTDGVLYSNINTPNDYETIKNYAAEIGALVWCDERRRNIVVSTDGHDDVRKFWKKQPKSDPF is encoded by the exons atgtcCAAGGAACCTGGTACTAGCAAGGAAAAACGGAAGAATTTACGTAAGGACGACGGTTCTAAAATACTGAAAGTTCTTACGTTATATGAATACCTCATCAAACTTCCAGAAGCCGTTCAAGATCGGCTATACAGTCATCCGCCGACTTGTCTTACAGTGTTTAGAGTATTACCTGACATAGCTCAACAGTTTACTTTACGTATTTTATTCATCGAACAGCCAGTTCCACAATCAGTTCTTTCATCGTGGGTGCCGGCCAATTATTCCCGTGAACTTGACGAATCTATAGAAGTAGCCACCAATTTACATATATGGAAATTAACTAGTGTATCTGGTGGCCTCAAAGGATGGATTCTAAATTCTACATTCAAGAAGAAACTGAAAGTGGCACTTATGGGTGGTGGCCGTTCTATGGTAGCTAACAGTGATGTGATAGCTGATCCAAAAGCAAGAGATATAGACTTTTTAGATTCATATGCATATGAACGATGGGAATGCATATTGCATTATATGGTTGGTTCTAAACATGAAGGTATATCATCAGATGCAGTCAGAGTGTTATTAAATGCAGGTCTTATG GTCAGAGATACAGATGATAGTCCAGTAATTACATCGACAGGATTTCAGTTTTTACTGCTGGATATGGCAACTCAAGTATGGTACTTTATGCTCCGCTATATGGAGACAGTAGAATCAAGGGGTCTTGATCTTGCTCAATGTCTGACATTCCTCTTTCAAATACATCTTGGTACTTTAGGATGGGATTATATAACTGACGAAATGTCTGAAAACCTTCAAGCATTTTTACAACATCTTCGAGAATTTGGATTAGTTTACCAAAGGAAACGTAAAGCTGGACGCTTTTACCCTACTCGATTAGTAATTGAAATGGGACAAGGAAATAGTCGTACTTCAGAACGAATGAAAAGTAAAGAACGTTATATAGTTGTTGAAACTAATTTTCGGATTTATGCTATGACTGATTCTGATCTAAAAGTTGCTTTAGTTGCATTATTTACTCATATGCTTTacag ATTTCCAAACATGGCTGCTGGTATATTAACAAGAGATTCAGTTCGAACGGCATTACGTAGTGGCATTACTGCTGCGCAAATAGTAAGATTTCTTACTGTACATACACATCCACAAATGCAAGAATGTGGAATGCCACAAACTGTTATTGATCAAATTTATTTGTGGGAAAATGAAAGAAATCGACTTACATACACAGATGGTGTTttatatagcaatataaatacacCTAATGattatgaaacaataaaaaattatgctgCTGAAATTGGGGCATTGGTATGGTGTGATGAAAGAAGAAGGAATATTGTTGTAAGTACTGATGGACACGATGACGTAAGAaagttttggaaaaaacaacCAAAATCTGATCCATTTTAA
- the LOC132923167 gene encoding E3 ubiquitin-protein ligase SMURF2 — protein MSGSSGSRRTGGTTKIRLTVLCAQNLLKKDLFRLPPDAFAKISVDGSGQCYTTDTCKPTCDPQWNQHYDLYLSKGDHVTITLWNHKKIHKNIQKPTSGFLGCVRLSWNQIQRYKDTGYQKLDLVKLNPDDPVPIRGQLVLSLLSQDGTVGVSSQQPSPLPDGWEERKTENGRLYYVNHKTKTTQWVKPTKSHSKITTGSGSPRPPAPTPTEDAIVRNESDVINNNDSNNVVLTAQTNRNPSNRVLLSSARNSSSHSSSIQQPQDLPTGYEIRTTPQGQIYFYHTPTGLSTWHDPRIPRNISVTSGQQLGPLPAGWEVRQTSSGRYYYVDHNNRTTTFSDPRLSTAIIANLLQKQNDQSSSTNEQNSMNNKENTSINTRVLNTSETSSSQQRTPPRPGPVFDGPQSIETDSECLPKYKRDLVAKQKILRTELAALQPQTGHMRLEVSRSEIFEESYRAVMKMRPKDLRKRLMVKFRSEEGLDYGGVAREWLYLLSHEMLNPQYGLFQYSREDNYTLQINPDSSINPEHLSYFHFVGRIIGIAIFHGHYIDGGFTTPFYKMLLNKPITLEDIEGVDPELHRSLTYILENKLEKDIIDTTFAVEQSSFGVLKLHELKTGGQDIQLTEDNKKEYVKLYVTYRFMRGIEQQFLALQKGLTEVVPGTLLKPFDEREIELIISGIGTIDIEDWKRNTRLKHCSPDMPVVKWFWEIIEQHYSQEMRLRLLQFVTGSSRVPLQGFKALQGSTGAAGPRLFTIHLTDVPTDNLPKAHTCFNRLDLPKYESKQKLLDKLSQAVEETCGFTVE, from the exons ATGTCTGGATCTTCAGGTAGCAGGCGAACTGGAGGAACTACCAAGATCCGTCTAACTG tGCTTTGTGCtcaaaatttgttgaaaaaagatttatttc GTTTACCACCTGATGCATTTGCAAAGATTAGTGTGGACGGGTCTGGACAATGTTATACAACAGATACCTGTAAACCAACTTGTGACCCTCAGTGGAATCAACATTATGATTT atatttaagtaAAGGTGATCATGTAACAATTACTTTAtggaatcataaaaaaattcataaaaatattcaaaaacctACTAGTGGTTTCCTTGGATGTGTTAGATTATCATGGAATCAAATTCAGCGATACAAAGACACTGGtt ATCAGAAATtagatttagttaaattaaatccaGATGATCCAGTACCAATTAGAGGTCAATTAGTGTTATCTTTATTATCTCAAGATGGCACAGTAGGTGTATCATCTCAACAACCATCTCCGTTACCTGATGGATGGGAGGAAAGGAAAACAGAAAATGgacgattatattatgtaaaccatAAAACTAAAACTACTCAATGGGTTAAACCAACAAA gtctCATTCAAAAATTACTACAGGTAGTGGTAGTCCTCGCCCTCCAGCACCAACACCTACAGAAGATGCAATTGTACGAAATGAATCtgatgtgataaataataatgatagcaATAATGTTGTTTTGACTGCACAAAC gaaTAGAAATCCTAGCAATCGAGTATTACTTAGTTCTGCCAGAAATTCATCATCTCATAGTTCCTCAATTCAACAACCACAAGACTTGCCAACTGGTTATG AAATAAGAACAACACCTCAaggacaaatttatttttatcatacccCAACTGGTTTAAGTACATGGCATGATCCAAGAATTCCTAGGAATATTAGTGTAACTTCAGGACAACAACTTGGCCCTTTACCTGCTGGTTGGGAAGTACGTCAAACATCCAGTGGTCGCTATTATTATGTAGACCATAATAATCGAACTACAACTTTTTCGGATCCAAGACTTTCAACAGCAATCATAGCTAATTTATTACA aaaacaaaATGATCAAAGCTCATCAACAAATGAACAAAACTCAATGAACAATAAAGAGAATACTAGTATCAACACCAGAGTACTTAATACTAGTGAAACATCATCAAGTCAACAGAGAACTCCACCTCGCCCTGGCCCTGTTTTTGATGGTCCCCAAAGTATTGAGACTGATTCAGAGTGTTTGCCTAAATACAAACGTGACTTAGTAGCTAAACAGAAAATTTTACGTACAGAACTAGCTGCATTACAGCCTCAAACAGGACATATGAGATTAGAAGTTTCAAGATCAGAAATATTTgag gAGTCATATCGAGCAGTAATGAAGATGCGACCGAAAGATCTACGCAAACGGTTAATGGTTAAGTTCCGTAGTGAAGAAGGTCTTGATTATGGTGGTGTAGCCAGAGAgtggttatatttattatcccaTGAGATGCTTAATCCCCAATATGGATTATTTCAGTACTCTAGAGAAGACAATTATACTTTACAAATAAATCCGGATAGTTCAATTAATCCa gaacATCTATCTTATTTCCATTTTGTTGGTCGTATAATTGGAATTGCTATTTTTCATGGACACTATATCGATGGAGGATTTACAACacctttttataaaatgttactaAACAAACCAATTACTCTGGAAGATATAGAAGGAGTAGATCCTGAATTGCACCGTAGTCtcacatatatatt ggaaAATAAACTTGAAAAAGATATAATTGATACTACTTTTGCGGTCGAACAAAGTAGCTTTGGTGTATTAAAATTGCATGAACTAAAAACTGGTGGACAAGATATTCAGCTTACAgaagataataaaaaagaatatgtTAA ATTGTACGTGACATACAGATTTATGAGAGGTattgaacaacaatttttagCATTGCAAAAAGGCTTAACTGAAGTAGTTCCAGGAACATTGTTAAAGCCTTTCGATGAACGTgagattgaattaattattagtggTATTGGTACCATAGATATTGAAGATTGGAAGCGTAATACTAGACTCaaa caTTGTTCACCTGATATGCCTGTGGTCAAATGGTTTTGGGAAATTATTGAACAACACTATAGTCAAGAAATGCGTCTTAGGCTGTTACAATTTGTCACTGGAAGTTCTAGAGTTCCTCTTCAAGGTTTTAAGGCACTTCAag gatCAACTGGAGCAGCTGGGCCTCGTTTGTTTACCATACACTTGACTGATGTACCTACTGATAATCTTCCCAAAGCACATACATGTTTTAATCGTCTTGATTTGCCAAAATATGaaagtaaacaaaaattacttGACAAACTAAGCCAAGCAGTTGAAGAAACTTGTGGTTTTACAGTTGAATAG
- the LOC132923172 gene encoding growth factor receptor-bound protein 2 produces the protein MEATAKHDFKATAPDELSFKKGSLLRVINMEDDVNWFRAEFEGKEGLIPSNYIEMKNHDWYYGKITRADAEKLLDQQPEGCFLVRISESSPGDFSLSVKCGDGVQHFKVLRDAQAKFFLWVVKFDSLNELVDYHRESSVSRSQDVRLRDMPAATQNGFNQKPTLVIGMYDFTPQEDGELAFKRGDVITVTNRTDVNWWRGEIGTREGLFPAAYVSPYHAP, from the exons ATGGAAGCCACCGCCAAGCACGACTTCAAAGCCACGGCGCCCGATGAATTAAGCTTCAAAAAGGGTAGCTTACTTAGG GTGATCAACATGGAAGACGATGTAAATTGGTTTCGGGCTGAGTTTGAGGGCAAAGAGGGACTAATACCTAGCAATTATATAGAAATGAAAAATCACGA TTGGTACTATGGTAAAATCACTCGAGCTGACGCTGAGAAATTATTAGACCAACAGCCTGAGGGTTGTTTTCTAGTACGTATAAGTGAGAGTTCACCTGGAGATTTTTCATTATCCGTCAA atGTGGTGATGGTGTCCAACATTTCAAAGTTTTACGAGACGCACAAGCAAAATTTTTCTTGTGGGTTGTGAAATTTGATAGTTTAAATGAATTAGTTGATTATCATCGAGAATCATCTGTTTCCCGTTCACAAGACGTTAGACTTAGGGATATGCCAGCAGCAACTCAAAATGGGTTTAACCAAAAAccg ACTCTGGTGATTGGGATGTATGACTTTACACCTCAAGAAGATGGAGAATTAGCATTTAAACGAGGAGATGTGATTACTGTGACGAATCGCACTGATGTAAATTGGTGGCGAGGTGAGATTGGTACCAGAGAAGGACTGTTCCCAGCTGCGTATGTTTCTCCTTATCATGCCCCTTAA